In Fibrobacter sp. UWB15, the following proteins share a genomic window:
- a CDS encoding DMT family protein yields the protein MKAGIFTILLLCCSNVFMTFAWYGNLKLKEMHISTDWPLFLVIVASWGIAFFEYCIAVPANVIGSRINGGPFTLMQLKIIQEAISLTVFTIIATTVFNNEALHWNHIVAFVCIIAAVFFAFLK from the coding sequence ATGAAAGCCGGCATTTTCACCATTCTTCTCCTTTGCTGTTCCAACGTATTCATGACTTTCGCCTGGTACGGGAACCTTAAACTCAAGGAAATGCACATCAGCACCGACTGGCCGCTATTTCTCGTAATCGTAGCCTCTTGGGGAATCGCATTTTTCGAATACTGCATCGCCGTTCCGGCAAACGTCATCGGCAGCCGCATCAACGGCGGTCCCTTCACCCTGATGCAACTAAAAATCATCCAGGAAGCCATCTCCCTAACAGTATTCACCATCATCGCGACGACCGTTTTCAACAACGAAGCATTGCACTGGAACCATATTGTAGCCTTCGTTTGCATTATTGCAGCCGTATTCTTCGCATTTTTAAAGTAA
- a CDS encoding DUF4416 family protein has product MGELRTPAKVKIIVGILAKDSQAVEAVRDTLRNRFGEEELALPPFPFTFTNYYVDEIGNAPVRAFFSYETLVDRETIVDIKLWSNDVELEIAKQNGTPGLRPVNLDPGYMTLGQFFLATTKDQRQRVYMQRGIFVEPTLYFQDGHFHAFEWTYRDYQSEKYINYLEQVRARLAYQMSTGKPYRLRANH; this is encoded by the coding sequence ATGGGTGAACTAAGGACACCAGCCAAGGTCAAGATAATCGTAGGGATTCTTGCGAAAGATTCCCAGGCAGTTGAGGCAGTGCGCGACACGCTCCGCAACCGCTTCGGCGAAGAGGAGCTTGCGCTCCCGCCGTTCCCGTTTACCTTCACCAACTACTACGTCGATGAAATCGGGAACGCCCCCGTGCGTGCCTTTTTCAGCTACGAAACTCTGGTCGACCGCGAAACCATCGTCGACATCAAGCTCTGGAGCAACGACGTCGAACTCGAAATTGCCAAGCAGAACGGCACGCCCGGGCTTCGCCCCGTGAACCTGGACCCCGGCTACATGACGCTCGGGCAATTCTTCTTAGCGACCACCAAGGACCAGCGCCAGCGCGTATACATGCAACGCGGCATTTTCGTAGAACCCACGCTGTACTTTCAAGACGGGCATTTCCATGCCTTCGAATGGACCTACCGCGACTACCAAAGCGAAAAATACATCAACTATCTTGAACAAGTGCGCGCCCGCCTCGCCTACCAGATGAGCACCGGAAAGCCCTACCGTTTGCGAGCCAATCACTAA
- a CDS encoding phosphoenolpyruvate carboxykinase (GTP), with product MSLTLNDIKHPKISTWVNEMIAMCEPDNVVVVDGSKEEYDALMQKCVKAGLATKLAKKENCYLFRSLPSDVARVESRTFISSVKEEDAGPTNHWIDPSELKQTMRKLYKGCMHGRTMYVIPFCMGPLGSPISKNGIEVTDSEYVVLNMDIMTRAGKKVLDIFNADVNADFVPCLHSVGKPLRECESDNGIWPCADVEYKYITQFPEERLIWSYGSGYGGNALLGKKCFALRIATVLARDEGWLAEHMLILKLTNPKGEVKYVTGAFPSACGKTNLAMLIPTIPGWKVETIGDDIAWMKFGKDGRLYAINPEAGFFGVAPGTSAESNKNALISAEKNTIYTNCALTEDGDVWWEGIGYPAKGKLVDWKGKTRDALPKDKAPKGEEMAHPNARFTAPAKQCPCIAKEWEDPAGVPISAILFGGRRPSTIPLVHQSLSWNHGVFLGSIVGSEITAASTIDASQVGKIRRDPFAILPFCGYNMGDYFKHWIEIGKKSTEDKLPKIFYVNWFRKDANNEKLPGGFMWPGYGDNSRVLAWIFDRCNGVDNAVETPIGYMPKEGAINTDGLADYYKETLPQILKVDVEGWKKELADVKENHYPKFGKHLPKELSDIIDQIQDRLNKA from the coding sequence ATGAGTCTTACCCTTAACGATATCAAGCACCCGAAGATCAGTACTTGGGTGAATGAAATGATTGCCATGTGCGAACCGGACAACGTCGTTGTCGTTGACGGCTCCAAGGAAGAATACGATGCCCTTATGCAGAAGTGCGTCAAGGCTGGCCTCGCCACGAAGCTCGCCAAGAAGGAAAACTGCTACCTGTTCCGTTCTCTCCCGTCTGATGTGGCCCGCGTCGAATCCCGTACCTTCATTTCCTCTGTGAAGGAAGAAGATGCAGGTCCGACCAACCACTGGATCGACCCGTCTGAACTCAAGCAGACGATGCGTAAGCTCTATAAGGGTTGTATGCACGGCCGTACCATGTACGTGATTCCGTTCTGCATGGGCCCGCTCGGCTCCCCGATTTCCAAGAACGGTATCGAAGTCACGGACTCCGAATACGTTGTTCTCAACATGGACATCATGACTCGCGCCGGTAAGAAGGTTCTCGACATCTTCAATGCAGACGTGAACGCTGACTTCGTTCCGTGCCTCCACTCCGTTGGTAAGCCGCTCCGCGAATGCGAAAGCGACAACGGCATCTGGCCCTGCGCTGACGTTGAATACAAGTACATCACTCAGTTCCCCGAAGAACGCCTCATTTGGTCCTACGGTTCGGGCTACGGTGGAAACGCTCTTCTCGGTAAGAAGTGCTTCGCTCTCCGTATCGCTACCGTTCTCGCTCGCGACGAAGGCTGGCTCGCTGAACACATGCTCATCCTCAAGCTCACCAACCCGAAGGGCGAAGTCAAGTACGTGACTGGCGCCTTCCCGTCTGCTTGCGGTAAGACGAACCTCGCCATGCTCATCCCGACTATCCCGGGCTGGAAGGTCGAAACCATCGGTGACGACATTGCATGGATGAAGTTTGGTAAGGATGGCCGTCTCTACGCTATCAACCCGGAAGCCGGCTTCTTCGGCGTTGCTCCGGGTACTTCTGCAGAATCCAACAAGAACGCTCTTATCTCTGCAGAAAAGAACACCATTTACACCAACTGCGCCCTCACTGAAGACGGCGACGTGTGGTGGGAAGGCATCGGCTACCCGGCCAAGGGCAAGCTCGTTGACTGGAAGGGCAAGACCCGTGACGCTCTCCCGAAGGACAAGGCTCCTAAGGGCGAAGAAATGGCTCACCCGAACGCTCGCTTCACCGCTCCGGCCAAGCAGTGCCCCTGCATTGCCAAGGAATGGGAAGATCCGGCAGGCGTGCCTATCTCTGCAATCCTCTTCGGTGGCCGTCGTCCGTCCACCATTCCTCTGGTTCACCAGTCCCTCAGCTGGAACCACGGCGTGTTCCTCGGCTCCATCGTGGGTTCCGAAATCACGGCTGCCTCTACGATTGACGCCTCTCAGGTCGGTAAGATCCGTCGCGACCCGTTCGCAATCCTCCCGTTCTGCGGCTACAACATGGGTGACTACTTCAAGCACTGGATCGAAATCGGTAAGAAGTCCACTGAAGACAAGCTTCCGAAGATCTTCTACGTGAACTGGTTCCGTAAGGATGCCAACAACGAAAAGCTTCCGGGTGGCTTCATGTGGCCGGGTTACGGCGACAACAGCCGCGTGCTCGCTTGGATCTTCGACCGCTGCAACGGTGTTGACAACGCTGTCGAAACTCCGATCGGTTACATGCCGAAGGAAGGCGCCATCAATACTGATGGTCTCGCTGACTACTATAAGGAAACCCTCCCGCAGATCCTCAAGGTTGACGTGGAAGGCTGGAAGAAGGAACTTGCTGACGTTAAGGAAAACCACTATCCGAAGTTCGGCAAGCACCTCCCGAAGGAACTCTCCGACATCATCGACCAGATCCAGGATCGTTTGAACAAGGCATAA
- a CDS encoding PadR family transcriptional regulator — MNRYDLVLLGLILEKQRSGYDIITEVRNRELDRWANLSTSTVYNRLSTLEKHGDIEGRAERDGNRPERVVFTITEKGRETLRKEVLKHLTGFNDDPRTLGFAFLFGAEQKELIRTLEAHERRLVKEVERLEQMIAEEPRPTLFAEGPFLNCMSRDHILVELKYVRAAIGILRDPVRNKKLDGYFYINFGNRDFVNKKD, encoded by the coding sequence ATGAATCGTTATGACTTGGTTCTTCTGGGGTTGATCCTCGAGAAGCAACGTAGTGGTTACGACATCATAACCGAGGTTCGTAACCGCGAACTGGACCGCTGGGCAAACCTCAGTACGTCGACCGTTTACAACAGGCTTTCGACACTCGAAAAGCATGGCGATATTGAAGGTCGTGCCGAACGCGACGGCAACCGCCCCGAACGTGTGGTTTTCACGATTACCGAAAAGGGTCGAGAAACCTTGCGTAAGGAAGTGCTTAAGCATTTGACCGGCTTTAACGATGACCCGAGAACGCTCGGATTCGCCTTCTTGTTCGGTGCCGAACAAAAGGAATTGATTCGCACACTGGAAGCGCATGAACGCCGTCTGGTGAAAGAGGTAGAACGTTTGGAACAGATGATTGCCGAAGAACCGCGCCCGACTTTGTTTGCCGAAGGCCCGTTCCTGAACTGCATGAGCCGCGACCACATTCTGGTGGAACTTAAGTACGTGCGCGCCGCTATCGGAATCTTGCGCGATCCGGTTCGCAACAAGAAACTCGACGGCTACTTCTACATCAACTTTGGAAACCGCGATTTTGTGAATAAGAAAGACTAG
- a CDS encoding GH36-type glycosyl hydrolase domain-containing protein, giving the protein MATKQTKKSAPKAAKKVTAKAAAKYGYFDDAKKEYVLTTPATPIKWCNYVGTLNFGGIVDTTGGTLVCKGDPALNRITKYIAQMPCSDFKASTIYIRVKNAKGYTVFSPFVVPTLTKMKKWECHVGLSYMRWIAECEGLRTQVTIFVPTGSNTLLQDIQVTNLDKASKEVDIIPVYEFSHFEAEKQLTNADWVPQTMTLKGHWEKDGHVVLEQYAYMKRDFAVNYVTANCKVGSFDGDRRVFLGANEMGSWAAPLSLANKELSNSECDRGDNIAALMIHAGKIAAGKTFRTCTQLGQEQSLKVAAKAIKKYRDLKNVDKAFDELAKFWEKYLSTIQVQTPDAAFNSMVNVHNPRQCHTTKNWSRYLSLYQLGYGTSRGIGYRDSSQDLMGVMSHMPEEALELALNLLSVQRPEGNAMHQYAPLALAEDNGNEANAGDSREKKGVLDENGNPAYADWYGDDHLWIVLTIANYLKETGNMDLLKKEVPFYEAGKKRAQREKGTVLEHLKRSLNFTRTHLGKHGLPLLGFADWNDCMNLPLGAESSFNTGLYAKALLEMMDICEALGDTKSVEMYKGWYEDVKKAFNDCAWDGKWWVRWFDKQGNAYGTNKAKYGKIYCNSQSWSVISGIATGDRAVMGMDSLNKLLNTANGVKSSTPGYRGFDPNVGGISTYPPGAKENGGIFLHTNPWVMIAETILGRGDKAFQYYSQINPAAKNTKLDEFESEPYCYPQNILGDEHKQFGMGRNAWLSGTSSWTYQAATQFIIGVRASFKGLIINPCIPSKWDGFKVTRKFRGATYEIEVKNPKHVCKGVAEMIVDGKKIDADVAPIFTKGVHKVVVTLG; this is encoded by the coding sequence ATGGCTACAAAACAGACCAAGAAGAGCGCCCCGAAGGCCGCCAAGAAGGTTACAGCTAAGGCTGCAGCTAAGTACGGCTACTTTGATGACGCCAAGAAAGAATACGTGCTTACCACGCCGGCAACCCCGATCAAGTGGTGCAACTATGTTGGTACTTTGAACTTTGGTGGTATCGTGGATACTACTGGCGGTACCCTCGTTTGCAAGGGCGACCCGGCCCTGAACCGTATCACCAAGTACATCGCCCAGATGCCTTGCTCTGACTTTAAGGCCAGCACCATCTATATCCGCGTGAAGAACGCCAAGGGTTACACCGTGTTCTCTCCGTTCGTGGTTCCGACTCTCACCAAGATGAAGAAGTGGGAATGCCACGTGGGTCTTTCTTACATGCGCTGGATCGCCGAATGCGAAGGCCTCCGTACGCAGGTGACGATTTTCGTTCCGACCGGCTCCAACACACTCCTCCAGGACATCCAGGTCACGAACCTCGACAAGGCTTCCAAGGAAGTGGACATTATCCCGGTTTATGAATTCAGCCACTTCGAAGCTGAAAAGCAGCTCACGAACGCCGACTGGGTCCCGCAGACCATGACCCTCAAGGGCCACTGGGAAAAGGACGGCCACGTGGTGCTCGAACAGTACGCTTACATGAAGCGTGACTTCGCCGTGAACTACGTGACCGCTAACTGCAAGGTCGGTAGCTTCGATGGCGACCGCCGCGTGTTCCTCGGCGCAAACGAAATGGGTTCCTGGGCCGCTCCGCTCAGCCTCGCCAACAAAGAACTTTCCAACAGCGAATGCGACCGTGGCGACAACATTGCCGCTCTCATGATCCACGCTGGCAAGATTGCCGCCGGCAAGACCTTCCGCACCTGCACCCAGCTCGGTCAGGAACAGAGCCTGAAGGTTGCTGCCAAGGCTATCAAGAAGTACCGCGACTTGAAGAACGTTGACAAGGCTTTCGACGAACTCGCCAAGTTCTGGGAAAAGTACCTCTCTACGATCCAGGTGCAGACTCCGGATGCAGCGTTCAACTCCATGGTGAACGTTCACAACCCGCGTCAGTGCCACACCACCAAGAACTGGAGCCGCTACCTGTCCCTGTATCAGCTGGGCTACGGCACCAGCCGCGGTATCGGTTACCGTGACTCCAGCCAGGACCTTATGGGCGTGATGAGCCACATGCCGGAAGAAGCATTGGAACTCGCCTTGAACCTGCTCTCTGTGCAGCGTCCGGAAGGTAACGCCATGCACCAGTACGCTCCGCTTGCTCTTGCCGAAGACAACGGCAACGAAGCTAACGCCGGTGACTCCCGCGAAAAGAAGGGTGTGCTCGACGAAAACGGCAACCCGGCTTACGCTGACTGGTACGGCGACGACCACCTGTGGATCGTTCTCACTATTGCCAACTACCTCAAGGAAACCGGCAACATGGACCTCCTCAAGAAGGAAGTTCCGTTCTACGAAGCCGGCAAGAAGCGCGCCCAGCGTGAAAAGGGCACTGTGCTCGAACACCTCAAGCGCTCCCTCAACTTCACCCGTACTCACCTCGGTAAGCACGGCCTTCCGCTCCTCGGCTTTGCCGACTGGAACGACTGCATGAACCTCCCGCTCGGTGCAGAATCCTCCTTCAACACGGGCCTGTATGCTAAGGCACTCCTTGAAATGATGGACATCTGCGAAGCTCTCGGCGACACCAAGTCTGTCGAAATGTACAAGGGCTGGTACGAAGACGTGAAGAAGGCCTTCAATGACTGCGCTTGGGACGGCAAGTGGTGGGTCCGCTGGTTCGACAAGCAGGGCAACGCCTACGGCACCAACAAGGCCAAGTACGGCAAGATTTACTGCAACAGCCAGTCCTGGTCTGTGATTTCTGGCATTGCTACTGGCGACCGTGCCGTGATGGGCATGGACAGCTTGAACAAGCTCCTCAACACCGCCAACGGCGTGAAGAGCTCTACTCCGGGCTACCGCGGCTTCGACCCGAACGTGGGTGGCATCTCCACTTATCCTCCTGGAGCCAAGGAAAACGGCGGTATCTTCCTCCACACCAACCCGTGGGTGATGATTGCCGAAACGATTCTCGGCCGTGGCGACAAGGCCTTCCAGTATTACAGCCAAATTAACCCGGCTGCCAAGAACACCAAGCTCGACGAGTTCGAATCTGAACCGTATTGCTATCCGCAGAACATTCTCGGTGACGAACACAAGCAGTTCGGCATGGGCCGTAACGCATGGCTCTCCGGCACCAGCTCCTGGACCTACCAGGCTGCGACGCAGTTCATCATCGGTGTCCGTGCAAGCTTCAAGGGCCTGATTATCAACCCCTGCATCCCCTCCAAGTGGGACGGCTTCAAGGTAACCCGCAAGTTCCGCGGCGCTACCTACGAAATCGAAGTGAAGAACCCGAAGCACGTGTGCAAGGGTGTCGCCGAGATGATCGTCGATGGCAAGAAGATTGATGCTGACGTGGCCCCGATCTTTACGAAGGGTGTTCATAAGGTCGTTGTCACTTTGGGTTAA
- a CDS encoding glutaminyl-peptide cyclotransferase, protein MRFLLAFCILVSIAFAEAPRVVPEIVDSIPHEKTHFTQGLFFDGNDLIESTGLYGKSGLYRRTLDGKILDSARLEDKYFGEGSIAVGDDIFYLTWKSKKAFIYSRKPFAKKGEFSIPTEGWGLTYWKNALLMSNGSSELLQIALGGFYVVGVIPVTDGGRPVKLLNELEIVGDTLYANIWQTGAIAVISLPSGKVIRYLDLSRKVAEIQRKHPDVDVLNGIAYDGKNLWITGKNWPFIYKIRSSEF, encoded by the coding sequence ATGCGTTTTCTACTTGCCTTTTGTATTCTCGTTTCTATCGCCTTTGCTGAAGCACCTCGTGTGGTTCCCGAAATTGTAGATTCGATTCCTCACGAAAAGACCCATTTTACGCAAGGCTTGTTCTTTGATGGCAACGACCTGATTGAATCGACCGGCCTGTATGGAAAATCGGGCTTGTACCGCCGCACGCTTGACGGCAAGATTCTGGATTCCGCCAGGCTTGAAGACAAGTATTTTGGCGAAGGCTCGATTGCGGTTGGCGACGATATTTTCTACTTGACCTGGAAATCCAAGAAGGCCTTTATTTACAGCCGTAAGCCTTTTGCAAAGAAAGGCGAATTCAGCATTCCTACCGAAGGCTGGGGCCTGACCTATTGGAAAAATGCACTCCTCATGAGTAACGGTTCCAGCGAATTGTTACAGATTGCCTTGGGCGGATTCTACGTAGTAGGAGTCATTCCCGTGACCGATGGCGGTCGCCCGGTAAAGCTCTTGAACGAACTTGAAATCGTGGGCGATACGCTTTATGCGAACATCTGGCAGACAGGCGCAATAGCTGTCATATCTCTCCCGAGCGGAAAGGTAATTCGCTACCTGGATTTAAGCCGCAAGGTTGCCGAAATCCAGCGCAAGCACCCTGACGTAGACGTGCTGAACGGCATCGCCTACGACGGCAAGAATCTTTGGATTACCGGCAAGAACTGGCCGTTTATTTATAAAATTCGGAGTTCAGAATTCTGA
- the glgC gene encoding glucose-1-phosphate adenylyltransferase has protein sequence MSWSYSREHQKNILCMIMAGGQGSRLQPLTRDRAKPAVHFGGTYRIIDFVLNNFINSGIFKIKVLTQFKSDSLNKHISAAWNLNASLDQYVDLVPAQMRTGDDWYKGTADAIFQNINLITDERPDLVAIFGGDHIYKMDINQMIDFHLSRAALLTIAAIPVPVSEAREFGIIEVDADNRMIGFEEKPKNPKEMPGNPGYCLASMGNYIFTSKFLVRELLKGAQNGATDFGKHIIPSLYKDYPVYVYDFNTNIVRGEQASTKGYWRDVGTLDAFFEANMDLCSENPPFDLYNNYWPIRTFNWNQPPARFFAGEGNAHQGAAIDSIVSSGCIIGGGTVVKSILSPGVSIQKDALVEESILFPNVTIGPGAKVRRAIIEKGLHIPAGFQIGYDLERDKKLFHVTESGIVVLAKDTIIKA, from the coding sequence ATGAGTTGGTCTTATTCTAGAGAACACCAGAAAAACATCCTTTGCATGATCATGGCCGGCGGTCAAGGCAGCCGTTTACAGCCCCTCACCCGCGACCGCGCGAAGCCTGCCGTCCATTTTGGCGGAACTTACCGCATTATCGACTTTGTGCTGAACAACTTCATCAACTCCGGCATCTTTAAAATCAAGGTCTTGACCCAGTTCAAGAGCGATTCCTTGAACAAGCACATTTCTGCCGCCTGGAACCTGAACGCAAGTCTCGACCAGTACGTGGACCTGGTTCCTGCACAGATGCGCACCGGTGATGACTGGTACAAGGGCACTGCCGACGCCATTTTCCAGAATATCAACTTGATTACGGACGAACGCCCGGACCTCGTGGCAATCTTCGGTGGCGACCATATTTACAAGATGGACATCAACCAGATGATTGATTTCCACCTGAGCCGCGCCGCCCTTTTGACCATCGCCGCCATTCCGGTGCCGGTCTCCGAAGCACGCGAATTCGGCATTATCGAAGTGGACGCCGACAACCGCATGATCGGTTTCGAAGAAAAGCCCAAGAACCCCAAAGAAATGCCCGGCAACCCCGGCTACTGTTTGGCCAGTATGGGCAACTACATCTTTACGAGCAAGTTTTTGGTGCGCGAACTCTTGAAGGGTGCTCAAAACGGCGCTACCGACTTCGGCAAGCACATTATTCCGAGCCTGTACAAGGACTACCCCGTTTACGTGTACGACTTCAACACCAACATCGTGCGCGGCGAACAGGCTAGCACCAAGGGTTACTGGCGCGATGTGGGTACGCTCGATGCCTTCTTCGAAGCGAACATGGACCTTTGCTCCGAAAACCCGCCGTTTGATCTTTACAACAACTACTGGCCCATCCGTACGTTCAACTGGAACCAGCCACCTGCAAGGTTCTTTGCCGGCGAAGGCAACGCCCACCAGGGTGCAGCCATCGACTCCATCGTGTCTTCGGGCTGTATCATTGGCGGCGGTACCGTTGTCAAGAGCATTCTTTCCCCCGGCGTTTCTATCCAGAAAGACGCCCTTGTCGAAGAATCGATACTGTTCCCGAACGTGACGATTGGCCCGGGTGCCAAGGTCCGCCGAGCTATCATCGAAAAGGGCCTACACATTCCGGCCGGCTTCCAGATTGGCTACGACCTGGAACGCGACAAGAAGCTCTTCCACGTCACCGAATCCGGCATCGTCGTGCTCGCGAAGGATACAATCATTAAGGCTTAA
- the thiE gene encoding thiamine phosphate synthase: MKNLDTTLYFITDSTTVPEDRFLPVVEAACKGGATIIQLREKDRSTREYLQLAEAVHAITARYGIPLMIDDRVDVALAIGAEGVHVGQSDMPVKFVRKLMGENAIVGATAKTVPQALEAYEQGADYLGCGAIYPTTTHVKTVITPVETLKEVVKAVPIPVNAIGGLNKDNIYVLKGSGIAGICAVSAIMKAADPETATRELKQAFLELK; encoded by the coding sequence ATGAAGAATCTCGATACGACGCTTTATTTTATTACGGATAGCACGACTGTGCCGGAAGATCGTTTTTTGCCTGTGGTGGAGGCTGCTTGCAAGGGGGGCGCGACGATTATTCAGTTGCGCGAAAAGGATCGTTCTACCCGCGAGTATTTGCAGCTGGCCGAGGCAGTGCATGCGATTACGGCTCGTTACGGGATTCCTCTGATGATTGATGACCGCGTGGATGTGGCGCTTGCGATTGGTGCCGAGGGCGTTCATGTGGGGCAAAGCGATATGCCGGTGAAATTTGTGCGCAAGCTCATGGGCGAAAACGCGATTGTGGGGGCGACTGCAAAGACGGTGCCGCAGGCGCTTGAAGCTTATGAGCAGGGCGCAGATTACCTGGGATGTGGCGCGATTTACCCGACGACGACCCATGTGAAAACGGTGATTACGCCGGTAGAAACCTTGAAAGAGGTGGTGAAGGCGGTGCCGATTCCGGTGAATGCGATTGGCGGGCTCAATAAGGACAACATTTATGTGCTGAAGGGCTCGGGCATTGCGGGCATTTGCGCCGTGTCTGCGATTATGAAAGCGGCTGATCCGGAAACGGCGACGCGAGAATTGAAGCAAGCTTTTCTAGAGCTTAAATAA
- a CDS encoding M23 family metallopeptidase, whose product MGLHKWMGLFVAIIVAISFTSAPAYAKTATAKKSEKETSAQTTKKKSDSKKSSKKSKKAKPKKPKKIKLSEDDPKAFTKALLYDKQGVEYEIVESKKKKRERAKQQKKEEEVAQMVDSFDFSTILPPITHEALIGSPYGIRSHRLHRGVDVNVIKDEPVVAAYPGEVTMSRYNKGGYGHYVLIKHPNGIETLYAHLSKRLLKVGDKVFPGDIVGLAGNSGRSSAAHLHFEIRFGEVNIDPTTVIDFPHWSLKPGIDKFSMKKARNDHRKIQAQLRNYNFYVVQAGDSQGDVANWFNISIESLCRINDLKPGAPLKAGQKLRGSK is encoded by the coding sequence TTGGGACTTCACAAGTGGATGGGTTTATTTGTCGCGATCATCGTGGCAATCTCTTTCACGAGTGCCCCCGCTTACGCAAAAACCGCAACCGCCAAAAAATCCGAAAAAGAAACCTCGGCCCAAACGACGAAAAAGAAGTCCGACTCCAAAAAGTCCTCCAAAAAATCAAAAAAAGCCAAGCCCAAGAAGCCCAAGAAAATCAAACTCAGCGAAGACGACCCGAAAGCCTTCACCAAGGCCTTGCTCTACGACAAGCAGGGCGTCGAATACGAAATCGTCGAATCCAAAAAGAAAAAGCGCGAAAGAGCTAAGCAGCAAAAGAAGGAAGAAGAAGTCGCACAAATGGTCGACTCCTTCGACTTTTCGACAATCCTCCCGCCTATCACGCATGAGGCTCTCATCGGCTCGCCCTACGGCATCCGCAGCCACCGCCTGCACCGCGGCGTAGACGTCAACGTCATCAAGGACGAACCCGTCGTGGCCGCCTACCCCGGCGAAGTCACCATGTCGCGCTACAACAAGGGCGGTTACGGCCACTACGTACTCATTAAGCACCCGAACGGAATCGAGACTCTTTACGCCCACCTTTCCAAGCGCCTGCTCAAAGTCGGCGACAAGGTTTTCCCCGGCGATATCGTAGGCCTCGCGGGCAACTCCGGCAGGTCATCGGCGGCGCACTTGCATTTTGAAATCCGGTTTGGCGAAGTAAACATCGACCCCACCACCGTCATCGATTTCCCGCACTGGTCGCTAAAGCCGGGTATCGACAAATTCTCGATGAAAAAGGCCCGCAACGATCACCGCAAAATCCAGGCTCAACTCCGCAACTACAACTTTTATGTTGTTCAAGCCGGCGACTCCCAAGGGGATGTCGCCAACTGGTTCAATATTTCAATCGAATCGCTCTGCCGCATCAATGATTTAAAGCCCGGCGCTCCGCTCAAGGCAGGCCAGAAGCTCCGCGGCAGCAAATGA
- a CDS encoding PHP domain-containing protein: protein MQKGYSTIITENGGYADLHMHTKLSDGNLSVEELLTLCKRKGLRCISITDHDNLDSYNLAVEPAKEIGLEIIPGIEISAVWQGKDIHILGYFCDPTNLALNMELQDFAKQRVTRAKAIIKKLNALGIDITYEKVVSYCKGKVIGRPHIAMSMVDEEYISNFSEAFTKYLGDGCVAFVEKKGLNPQQTIKLIENAGGIAVLAHPYKSGLSDEFIENMVEWGVQGIEVYSPAQKGAVGRKYKEMAQKFGLVGTGGSDFHTEAGAYPPNCMKMPYSVVNALRERREKLRAEWY from the coding sequence ATGCAAAAAGGGTATTCTACCATCATTACCGAAAACGGTGGCTATGCGGATCTCCACATGCACACCAAGCTCTCGGATGGTAACCTTTCGGTCGAAGAACTGCTCACCCTTTGCAAGCGCAAGGGTCTTCGTTGCATTTCCATTACCGACCACGACAACCTGGACAGCTATAACCTGGCTGTAGAACCCGCCAAGGAAATTGGCCTCGAAATCATTCCCGGCATCGAAATTTCAGCAGTGTGGCAGGGCAAGGATATCCATATTCTAGGCTACTTTTGCGATCCGACGAACCTCGCCCTGAACATGGAACTACAGGATTTCGCGAAACAGCGAGTCACCCGTGCGAAGGCCATTATCAAAAAATTGAACGCCCTGGGCATCGACATCACCTACGAAAAAGTCGTGAGCTACTGCAAGGGTAAAGTCATCGGCCGCCCGCACATCGCCATGTCCATGGTCGACGAAGAATACATTTCGAACTTCTCCGAAGCATTCACCAAATATTTAGGTGACGGCTGCGTAGCCTTTGTCGAAAAGAAGGGCCTGAACCCGCAACAGACTATCAAGCTCATTGAAAACGCCGGTGGAATCGCCGTACTCGCCCACCCCTACAAGTCGGGCCTTTCCGACGAGTTCATCGAGAACATGGTGGAATGGGGCGTACAAGGGATCGAAGTCTACAGCCCCGCCCAGAAGGGAGCTGTCGGTCGCAAATACAAAGAAATGGCCCAGAAATTCGGCCTCGTAGGCACCGGCGGTTCGGACTTCCATACCGAAGCTGGCGCATACCCGCCCAACTGCATGAAAATGCCTTACTCCGTGGTGAACGCCCTGCGCGAACGCCGTGAAAAGCTGAGAGCGGAATGGTACTAA